A genome region from Hymenobacter tibetensis includes the following:
- a CDS encoding glycosyltransferase, which yields MKTTPLKVLLLGWDAPDVPTDVVPPTSTLLQALAPRADLTLLLPRLSEPMRLSSLVQTTGLGNLTAEELVLVESLYESDRSQTIQWPAAPYLGATLSQEDSAGVPAAPYIGRSSEQADMPYEAPSADFGTVEEAAASEIGVGEAADLAFDDAPAQPDASAFAGEEAAESTDTPSFSSKNIAELEAVPSTWRTELPVHHSILDVAMAALQQLPTDDASLNFRVIQYARLATRLASSQDFSVIYASDWQSWLAGMEIRQLTGKPLVLHVYSLAQERNTPADRGWVTELERIALRRADLVLTATADLALRVIEMHDVAPQRVRRLSRAANQEPDLLAETILSALREVS from the coding sequence ATGAAAACTACCCCACTGAAAGTACTATTATTGGGCTGGGATGCACCCGATGTACCCACCGACGTAGTACCCCCAACCTCTACCCTACTTCAAGCCCTAGCCCCCCGTGCCGACCTAACACTTCTGTTGCCGCGCCTCTCGGAACCCATGCGGCTTTCCAGCCTAGTTCAAACCACCGGACTAGGCAACCTCACCGCTGAGGAGCTGGTACTGGTAGAGTCATTATACGAGTCAGACCGGTCACAAACAATACAGTGGCCCGCCGCGCCCTACTTGGGCGCCACCCTCAGCCAGGAAGATTCGGCTGGCGTGCCGGCAGCCCCATACATCGGCCGCTCAAGCGAGCAGGCGGACATGCCGTACGAGGCACCATCTGCTGACTTCGGCACCGTTGAGGAGGCCGCGGCTAGTGAAATCGGAGTAGGCGAAGCCGCCGACCTAGCGTTTGATGATGCCCCAGCACAGCCTGATGCCAGCGCATTTGCCGGTGAGGAAGCAGCGGAGTCCACGGACACACCAAGTTTTTCGTCCAAAAACATAGCGGAGCTAGAGGCAGTGCCTTCCACTTGGCGGACAGAGCTACCAGTGCACCATTCCATTCTGGATGTAGCCATGGCGGCTTTGCAGCAGCTACCAACGGACGATGCTAGCCTCAATTTTCGGGTGATTCAGTACGCCCGGTTGGCTACTCGGCTGGCTTCCAGCCAGGATTTCTCTGTGATTTATGCTTCCGACTGGCAGTCGTGGCTGGCCGGCATGGAAATTCGGCAGCTCACGGGGAAGCCGCTTGTGCTGCACGTGTACAGCCTAGCCCAAGAGCGCAATACCCCCGCCGATCGGGGTTGGGTGACGGAGCTGGAGCGCATTGCGCTACGCCGCGCCGATCTGGTGCTGACAGCTACCGCCGACCTTGCGTTGCGCGTGATAGAGATGCACGATGTGGCTCCGCAGCGCGTACGGCGCCTGAGTCGCGCCGCCAATCAGGAGCCCGACCTGCTGGCCGAAACCATTCTGTCGGCACTGCGGGAAGTATCGTAA
- a CDS encoding glycoside hydrolase family 31 protein, whose product MNEDNFQGQNYMVNDLAAKAKQEFFPGQVVASQQEGTDFLFRCDNDVQLRVEVITDKVLRFRFATEAGFAPDFSYAFPEGVPTRQTPVFLEFREKTDHYRITTDRLICTVSKEGLRTRVLNRSGVILMQDDKGFHWEYDYDSGNDIVKMSKQVQSGVCYYGLGDKPDNMNLRGRRFTNWGTDTYGYVKGTDPLYKNIPFYIELQQRLAHGIFFDNSFRSNFDFAAERADVTSFWAQGGEMNYYFIYGPSLMEVTQEYTRLTCPPEMPPLWALGYHQCKWSYYPESNVKAIAQGFRDRQIPCDALYLDIDYMDGYRCFTWSPQHFPEPKRMVQELAADGFKTIVIIDPGIKIDPNYSVYTEALANDYFCRRGDGPLMKGSVWPGLCNFPDYTRPEVREWWAGLFKGLIQEDGVKGVWNDMNEPAVFEKGTFPDDVRFHYEGHPASHKKAHNVYGMQMARATAAGVKQFSYPNRPFSITRSTYAGGQRYSSAWTGDNIASWEHLWLANIQCQRLSISGFSFIGSDIGGFIDTPDAELYVRWVALGAFHPFFRTHSSGDHGDQEPWSFGEEAAELAKGFIELRYRLLPYMYTTFWQYVQQGTPMLRPLPFLDQNDTETYLRMAEFSLGDHLLVCPITQAGVDGRWMYLPRGDWFYYYTDEPKTGGAEVWATAGLDRIPLFVRAGAVIPFYPVQQYVGQLTIEEVTLHVYYKAGEQASVLYDDGGEGYGYVEGHSTTRRFTVVGSDKGLLLQQAIEGDYQPSFKQYRVVLHGLPFGATTFSIDGELAELEEATLETGLTLPNVVVAANFGELVVG is encoded by the coding sequence ATGAACGAAGATAATTTCCAGGGCCAAAACTACATGGTAAACGACCTGGCCGCCAAAGCGAAACAGGAGTTTTTTCCAGGCCAGGTGGTTGCCAGTCAGCAAGAAGGCACCGATTTTCTTTTTCGCTGCGACAATGATGTGCAGCTGCGGGTTGAGGTGATTACCGATAAAGTATTGCGGTTTCGGTTTGCCACGGAAGCGGGTTTTGCGCCTGATTTCAGCTATGCATTTCCCGAGGGCGTGCCCACTCGCCAAACCCCTGTTTTTTTGGAGTTTCGCGAAAAAACCGACCACTACCGCATTACCACCGACCGCCTGATCTGCACCGTGTCCAAAGAAGGCCTGCGCACCCGGGTGCTCAACCGCTCGGGCGTGATACTCATGCAGGACGACAAAGGCTTTCATTGGGAGTACGACTACGATTCCGGCAACGACATCGTGAAGATGAGCAAGCAGGTGCAAAGTGGCGTCTGCTACTACGGCCTCGGCGACAAACCCGACAACATGAACCTGCGCGGCCGGCGCTTCACCAACTGGGGCACCGATACCTACGGCTACGTGAAAGGCACCGATCCGCTCTACAAGAATATTCCGTTCTACATCGAGCTGCAGCAGCGCTTGGCGCACGGTATCTTCTTCGACAACTCGTTCCGCTCGAACTTCGACTTTGCTGCCGAGCGTGCCGATGTGACCAGCTTCTGGGCGCAGGGCGGCGAGATGAACTACTACTTCATCTACGGGCCCTCGTTGATGGAAGTCACGCAGGAGTACACCCGCCTGACGTGCCCGCCCGAAATGCCGCCGCTCTGGGCGCTGGGCTACCACCAATGCAAGTGGAGCTACTACCCTGAGAGCAACGTGAAAGCCATTGCGCAGGGCTTCCGCGACCGGCAGATTCCCTGCGACGCCCTCTACCTCGATATCGACTACATGGACGGGTACCGGTGCTTCACGTGGAGCCCGCAGCATTTCCCGGAGCCTAAGCGCATGGTGCAGGAGTTGGCCGCCGATGGCTTCAAAACCATCGTCATCATCGACCCCGGCATCAAGATTGACCCCAACTACAGCGTCTATACCGAAGCCCTAGCCAACGACTACTTCTGCCGCCGCGGCGACGGTCCGCTGATGAAAGGGTCAGTATGGCCCGGCCTCTGCAACTTCCCCGACTACACCCGCCCCGAAGTGCGCGAGTGGTGGGCGGGCCTCTTCAAAGGCTTGATTCAGGAAGATGGCGTGAAGGGCGTTTGGAACGACATGAACGAGCCGGCCGTGTTCGAAAAAGGCACCTTCCCCGACGATGTACGTTTCCACTACGAAGGTCATCCGGCGTCGCATAAGAAGGCACATAACGTGTACGGCATGCAAATGGCGCGGGCCACGGCGGCCGGCGTCAAGCAATTCAGCTACCCCAATCGGCCTTTCAGCATTACGCGCAGCACCTACGCTGGTGGGCAGCGCTATTCTTCCGCCTGGACCGGCGACAACATTGCGTCGTGGGAACACCTCTGGCTAGCCAACATTCAGTGCCAGCGGCTGAGTATTTCCGGGTTCAGCTTTATCGGCTCCGACATTGGGGGCTTCATCGATACTCCCGACGCAGAGCTGTATGTGCGTTGGGTGGCACTAGGCGCCTTCCATCCGTTTTTCCGCACCCACAGTTCCGGCGACCACGGCGACCAGGAGCCCTGGTCGTTTGGGGAGGAAGCTGCCGAGTTGGCGAAAGGCTTCATCGAACTGCGCTACCGGCTGCTGCCGTACATGTACACCACGTTCTGGCAGTATGTGCAGCAGGGTACTCCGATGCTGCGCCCCCTGCCTTTCCTCGACCAGAACGACACAGAAACCTACCTGCGCATGGCCGAGTTCAGCCTCGGCGACCATCTGCTGGTGTGCCCCATCACGCAGGCCGGCGTAGATGGCCGCTGGATGTATCTGCCTCGCGGCGACTGGTTCTACTACTACACCGACGAGCCCAAAACCGGCGGGGCTGAAGTGTGGGCCACGGCCGGCCTCGACCGGATTCCCTTGTTTGTTCGGGCGGGCGCAGTTATTCCGTTTTATCCGGTGCAGCAGTATGTAGGCCAGCTGACTATTGAAGAGGTGACGTTGCACGTCTACTACAAAGCCGGCGAGCAAGCCAGCGTCCTCTACGACGACGGGGGCGAAGGCTACGGCTACGTGGAAGGCCACAGCACGACGCGCCGCTTCACGGTAGTTGGTAGCGACAAAGGGCTTTTGCTGCAGCAAGCTATTGAAGGCGATTATCAGCCGAGCTTCAAGCAGTACCGTGTGGTGCTGCACGGCCTGCCTTTCGGTGCTACCACCTTCAGCATTGATGGGGAACTGGCAGAGCTGGAGGAGGCAACGCTGGAAACTGGTTTGACCCTTCCGAACGTGGTAGTGGCAGCCAACTTCGGCGAACTGGTAGTTGGCTAA
- a CDS encoding alpha-amylase family glycosyl hydrolase, translating to MASDMLIPALKTPHLPLVQQDPWLTPYEPVLRRRLARLNQRLNEIKDQWGSLSKFASSHQQLGLNYDSRRRGFWFREWAPAAQALSLIGDFNGWDRQATPLTRTEDGVWEVFLPDRDYQDRLTHGSRFKVHVQTAKGGKDRLPATLHRAVQDEHTHDFAGQLWRPDKQFIWTDQKFRIHNHVKEPLIYEAHVGMATEDQRVGTYREFADNILPRIQDGGYNCVQLMAVMEHPYYGSFGYHVANFFAASSRFGTPEDLKYLINEAHQRGIAVLLDIVHSHAVKNEAEGLADFDGSGGQYFHPGPRGNHPGWDSKLFDYGKPEVQRFLLSNLRYWLEEYHFDGFRFDGVTSMLYQHHGEGVAFTGYQQYFGPEADEDAILYLQLATTLVHETKKGALLIAEDMSGLPGLCRPIVEGGVGFDYRLGMGIPDYWIKLLKHTRDENWNLHDLWYTLTNRRAGEKTVAYAESHDQALVGDKTLSHWLLDKAIYEHMHKDDPDAITDRGIALHKLIRLLTLSLGGEAYLNFIGNEFGHPEWVDFPREGNDWSYHFARRQWSLADNPDLKFKQLLAFDHAQLTLARKNHLLSFPAAHQLNIDTVNQVLIFERGPLVFVFNFHVSNSIPDYHFFVPKSGRYRILLSTDAPEFGGHNRVDTSLTYETFDEEGLEKLSLYVTNRTALVLTRIG from the coding sequence ATGGCTTCCGACATGCTCATTCCAGCTCTGAAAACACCTCATCTTCCGTTGGTGCAGCAAGATCCCTGGCTCACGCCCTACGAGCCCGTGTTGCGTCGGCGCCTCGCGCGCCTCAACCAGCGCCTCAACGAAATAAAGGACCAGTGGGGCTCCCTGAGCAAGTTCGCTTCTTCTCACCAGCAACTAGGGCTGAATTACGACTCGCGCCGCCGGGGTTTCTGGTTCCGGGAGTGGGCCCCCGCTGCCCAGGCTTTGTCGCTGATCGGTGACTTCAACGGCTGGGACCGGCAGGCTACGCCGCTTACACGCACGGAAGACGGGGTATGGGAAGTGTTTCTGCCCGACCGAGACTACCAGGACCGCCTTACGCACGGCAGCCGATTCAAGGTGCACGTCCAGACAGCTAAAGGTGGCAAAGACCGGTTGCCCGCCACTCTGCACCGCGCGGTGCAAGACGAGCACACGCATGACTTTGCCGGCCAGCTGTGGCGCCCCGACAAGCAGTTCATCTGGACCGACCAGAAATTTCGCATCCACAACCACGTCAAGGAGCCGCTGATATACGAGGCGCACGTAGGCATGGCCACTGAAGACCAGCGGGTGGGTACCTACCGCGAATTTGCCGACAACATTCTGCCCCGCATTCAGGATGGCGGGTATAACTGCGTGCAGCTGATGGCCGTGATGGAGCACCCGTATTACGGCTCGTTTGGCTACCATGTCGCCAATTTTTTTGCGGCCAGTTCGCGCTTCGGCACGCCCGAAGACCTAAAGTATCTAATCAACGAAGCCCATCAGCGCGGCATAGCGGTGCTGCTGGATATTGTGCACTCGCATGCTGTGAAGAACGAGGCCGAAGGCTTAGCCGATTTCGACGGTTCCGGCGGGCAGTATTTCCACCCCGGTCCGCGCGGCAACCACCCCGGCTGGGATTCCAAACTCTTCGACTATGGCAAGCCCGAGGTACAACGCTTTCTGCTCAGCAACCTGCGCTATTGGCTGGAAGAATACCACTTCGACGGTTTCCGCTTCGATGGGGTAACAAGCATGCTCTACCAACACCACGGCGAGGGTGTAGCCTTCACCGGCTACCAGCAGTATTTCGGCCCGGAAGCCGACGAGGATGCCATTCTGTATCTGCAGCTGGCCACCACGCTGGTACACGAAACCAAGAAAGGCGCCCTGCTGATTGCCGAAGACATGAGCGGCCTCCCCGGCCTGTGCCGGCCTATTGTAGAAGGAGGGGTGGGGTTCGATTATCGCCTCGGCATGGGCATCCCCGACTACTGGATCAAGCTGCTTAAGCACACCCGCGACGAAAACTGGAACCTGCACGATCTGTGGTACACGCTCACCAACCGCCGCGCCGGGGAAAAAACCGTGGCCTACGCCGAAAGCCACGACCAAGCGCTGGTGGGCGACAAAACCCTCTCACATTGGCTGCTTGATAAGGCCATTTATGAGCACATGCACAAAGACGACCCCGATGCAATAACCGACCGGGGAATTGCGCTGCATAAGCTCATTCGGCTGCTTACCTTGAGCTTGGGCGGCGAAGCGTATCTCAACTTTATCGGCAACGAGTTTGGCCATCCGGAATGGGTGGACTTTCCGCGCGAAGGCAACGACTGGAGCTACCACTTCGCCCGCCGGCAATGGAGCCTCGCCGACAACCCCGACTTGAAGTTCAAGCAGCTACTCGCCTTCGACCACGCGCAACTCACCCTAGCGCGCAAAAACCACTTGCTGTCCTTTCCTGCGGCCCACCAGCTCAACATCGACACCGTCAACCAAGTGCTGATTTTCGAGCGGGGCCCGTTGGTGTTTGTCTTCAACTTCCACGTCTCGAACAGCATTCCCGACTACCACTTCTTCGTGCCGAAGTCTGGCCGCTACCGTATCCTGCTCAGCACCGATGCACCCGAATTTGGCGGCCACAACCGCGTGGACACGTCCCTTACCTACGAGACGTTTGATGAAGAGGGCTTGGAGAAACTGAGCCTTTACGTCACCAATCGTACAGCCCTGGTACTGACGCGCATAGGGTAA
- a CDS encoding ArnT family glycosyltransferase, whose amino-acid sequence MQLASWFSTKGLANKPYHIAAAVLVVALGALFYWPYLSRMPSGYHSWAQGDRLALAINFYDYGFNFWKPRTSDIGSIGGVTGVEFPLQAYMAAVGGLLFGRSSINTVFRVLDVSVTLLGFFYLFRLIFERTNHFVAALVPACFLLSSASFVFYAGNYLPDPFSLSLSFVGYYYWLRFFDERHFRHLAVGIVVLTLASLIKTTTALFLISAMAIVIGWCYFQPELLTRRQKMWFVALAASSVSAIAGFFYHNQQLNTYHQATLFLSELRPITDSDMFHHTWRALKGYVGTESATRTQQRVIWACVALFLVFLLPNLRRRLPLVLLVGAAVPIAYAFFWQMGSQLIVHDYYTICSFAPLAVLLLLLALLNLGSYRGWYKWATSIGLAALSILMVRDGYQRLHKRMAEQDYAWLQGSSQQLTEHGIAPTTNIYVLGDPAPNTSLVCADRRGLVWSEVAGMSPDLMANLMARHNIEYVVMHHAVYHDSLATQHAAWNEVFAPVMKTPFVVMRLRNMNRPW is encoded by the coding sequence TTGCAACTCGCATCTTGGTTTTCTACGAAAGGCCTTGCCAATAAGCCCTATCATATTGCCGCGGCGGTATTGGTAGTGGCGCTCGGTGCCCTGTTCTATTGGCCTTATCTCTCCCGGATGCCATCCGGCTACCATTCCTGGGCGCAGGGCGACCGGCTGGCACTGGCTATCAACTTTTACGACTATGGCTTCAACTTCTGGAAGCCCCGTACCTCCGATATTGGGTCTATTGGCGGCGTAACTGGGGTTGAATTTCCCTTGCAGGCGTATATGGCGGCTGTAGGCGGGTTGCTGTTTGGTCGCTCTTCTATCAATACCGTGTTTCGGGTGTTGGATGTAAGCGTCACGCTACTTGGGTTCTTTTATTTATTTCGGCTAATATTCGAGCGTACCAACCATTTTGTGGCGGCGCTAGTACCTGCGTGCTTTTTACTGTCGTCCGCCTCGTTTGTTTTCTACGCCGGCAACTACCTGCCCGACCCGTTTAGCTTGTCTCTGAGCTTCGTCGGCTACTATTACTGGCTGCGTTTCTTCGACGAGCGTCACTTTCGCCACCTAGCAGTAGGCATTGTGGTGCTGACGTTGGCCAGTTTGATTAAAACCACTACGGCGTTATTTCTGATTAGCGCTATGGCCATCGTCATCGGGTGGTGCTACTTCCAGCCGGAACTATTGACGCGGCGCCAGAAGATGTGGTTTGTGGCCCTAGCGGCAAGCAGTGTAAGCGCAATTGCAGGGTTCTTTTACCACAACCAGCAACTCAACACCTACCACCAAGCGACCTTATTCCTGAGCGAGCTTCGGCCTATTACCGACAGCGACATGTTTCACCACACGTGGCGGGCACTGAAAGGGTACGTCGGAACCGAATCCGCTACGCGCACTCAGCAGCGCGTAATATGGGCTTGCGTGGCGCTGTTTCTGGTTTTCCTGTTGCCTAACCTGCGCCGCCGCTTACCGCTGGTACTGCTGGTGGGAGCCGCCGTGCCCATTGCCTATGCTTTCTTCTGGCAAATGGGGTCGCAGCTTATTGTTCATGACTATTACACTATCTGCTCGTTTGCTCCCTTGGCAGTTCTACTGCTGTTGCTGGCTTTGCTGAACCTGGGCAGCTACCGCGGCTGGTACAAGTGGGCTACCAGCATTGGGTTAGCCGCTCTCTCCATTCTGATGGTGCGCGACGGCTACCAGCGGCTACACAAGCGCATGGCCGAACAGGACTATGCCTGGCTGCAAGGCAGCAGCCAACAGCTAACCGAGCACGGTATTGCACCCACCACGAACATCTATGTACTCGGGGACCCTGCCCCCAACACCAGCTTGGTATGCGCCGATCGGCGGGGGCTGGTATGGAGCGAGGTAGCCGGTATGTCGCCCGATCTTATGGCCAACCTAATGGCACGCCACAACATCGAGTATGTGGTGATGCACCACGCAGTGTATCACGATAGTCTCGCGACGCAGCACGCGGCCTGGAACGAGGTATTTGCGCCGGTAATGAAGACGCCGTTCGTAGTGATGCGGCTGCGCAATATGAATCGGCCTTGGTGA
- a CDS encoding fasciclin domain-containing protein, with translation MKKILPNWCGIFLLSALTLAGCDKEEEVDPTIASIAVSNPDFQVLEDAAIRGGVAGVLSNKNPNDPTAQGNFTVFAPNNAAFARLGLNSAADLLNLQKNFLTNTLLYHVANGTIAGGSLQMGSTSASALVIPAVPATATTPATPAIPITRRIIRRGGDSYVNGSRILTTDVLADNGTIHVIDKVLLATGGNVVQSAQALESSSVFTSPELTFLVEAVKYCGLVSLLSDTQGLTVFAPTDQAFKNLGADLGVPLNVPADIRKLPKDVVTAVLATHVLATGAKFTPELPDNTTVSSFGGAPLQLGVFSNGVLTVKGANNATPANMVIPDVQATNGIVHVIDRVLRP, from the coding sequence ATGAAAAAAATACTACCCAATTGGTGCGGCATTTTTTTGCTCAGTGCTTTAACGCTCGCTGGATGCGACAAAGAAGAAGAAGTTGACCCTACAATTGCTAGCATTGCGGTTTCAAATCCAGACTTTCAAGTGCTGGAAGATGCGGCTATTCGAGGGGGTGTTGCGGGAGTGTTATCTAATAAAAATCCTAACGACCCAACTGCGCAGGGTAATTTTACTGTTTTTGCACCAAACAATGCTGCCTTCGCTCGTTTGGGCCTTAATTCGGCTGCTGATTTGCTGAATTTGCAGAAGAATTTTCTAACGAACACGCTGCTCTACCATGTGGCCAACGGCACTATTGCTGGCGGTTCCTTACAGATGGGCTCGACCTCAGCCTCAGCGCTTGTTATTCCAGCGGTACCTGCCACGGCTACTACGCCAGCCACGCCGGCTATTCCTATTACGCGCCGCATCATTCGTAGAGGCGGCGACTCGTACGTAAACGGCTCCCGCATCCTGACTACTGATGTGCTTGCTGACAACGGCACTATTCACGTCATCGACAAGGTGTTGCTGGCTACAGGTGGCAACGTGGTGCAATCGGCTCAGGCACTAGAATCATCGTCGGTGTTTACCAGCCCAGAGCTAACGTTCTTGGTAGAAGCAGTGAAGTATTGTGGTCTAGTGTCTTTGCTTTCGGATACACAGGGGCTCACGGTATTCGCTCCCACAGATCAGGCCTTTAAAAATCTGGGCGCTGACCTGGGAGTACCCCTGAATGTTCCCGCCGATATTCGCAAACTGCCCAAAGATGTAGTAACGGCTGTTCTGGCTACGCACGTCCTAGCCACGGGTGCCAAATTCACGCCCGAATTGCCCGACAACACTACAGTTAGCTCGTTCGGGGGCGCGCCATTGCAACTAGGAGTTTTCAGTAACGGAGTACTCACCGTGAAAGGGGCCAACAATGCTACCCCTGCCAACATGGTGATTCCAGACGTGCAGGCTACCAACGGGATTGTGCACGTTATTGACCGGGTGCTGCGTCCCTAA
- the ggt gene encoding gamma-glutamyltransferase gives MHQRFLSLALAGLFSCATAQRLEAVTSTPGAAAGTLAAPIPPGTPTVTSKAMVISAHPEATRVGVEILRRGGNAYDAAVAVQFALAVALPTAGNIGGGGFLLYRGKDGTEGALDFRETAPAAATRDMYLDQQGNVIPNLSTLGHLAAGIPGTVAGMEALHKKLGKLSWKDVVQPAVTLAQGMKLTEKEANGLNSQRENFLKYNPSTPPAYVRTDALTRPWQAGDIIKYPDLAATLGRIRDQGRAGFYTGQTADLIVAEMQRGKGLISKQDLANYQPKWRTPLHGKYRGYDVLTFPPPSSGGVALLQTLQMLEPYDLTAAGWHSPQATHWITEVERRVYADRATYLGDPDFGRVPVTQLLAKPYNQQRSTTILPHRATPSAQVTAGPGLPAYESEQTTHYNIVDEAGNAVSCTTTLNGGYGSKVVVAGAGFLLNNEMDDFSSKPGTPNAYGLVGGAANAIAPGKRMLSSMTPTILTKNQKLALVVGTPGGSTIITSVVQAILNTLDYGMNAQQAVAAPRLHHQWLPDYIDVEDQALLPAAQDSLRARGYQLNPRNAWGRVEVIRVLPNGRLEGGADPRGDDTAAGY, from the coding sequence ATGCATCAACGGTTCCTTTCACTGGCCCTGGCTGGCCTCTTCTCCTGCGCTACGGCGCAGCGCCTCGAGGCCGTTACCAGTACTCCAGGTGCTGCCGCAGGTACGCTGGCGGCTCCTATACCGCCCGGCACGCCCACCGTAACCAGCAAGGCCATGGTGATATCGGCGCATCCGGAAGCAACCCGCGTGGGGGTGGAAATCCTGCGCCGCGGCGGCAATGCCTATGATGCGGCGGTGGCCGTGCAGTTTGCGTTGGCGGTAGCCCTGCCTACGGCCGGCAATATTGGGGGCGGCGGCTTCTTGCTGTACCGTGGCAAAGACGGCACGGAAGGAGCCTTAGACTTTCGGGAAACGGCGCCGGCAGCAGCCACGCGGGATATGTACCTCGATCAGCAGGGCAACGTAATACCCAACCTGAGCACGCTCGGCCACTTGGCGGCCGGCATTCCGGGTACCGTGGCAGGCATGGAAGCCTTACACAAAAAGCTAGGTAAGCTCTCCTGGAAAGACGTGGTGCAACCCGCAGTAACCTTGGCGCAAGGCATGAAGCTAACTGAAAAGGAAGCCAATGGCCTTAACAGCCAGCGGGAGAATTTCCTGAAGTACAATCCTTCCACGCCGCCCGCCTACGTCCGTACCGACGCGCTAACGCGCCCCTGGCAGGCCGGTGACATCATCAAGTACCCCGACTTGGCTGCCACTCTCGGCCGCATCCGCGACCAGGGCCGCGCCGGCTTTTACACCGGCCAAACCGCCGACCTTATTGTGGCGGAAATGCAGCGCGGTAAGGGGCTCATCAGCAAGCAAGACCTTGCCAATTACCAGCCGAAATGGCGCACACCCCTGCACGGCAAATACCGCGGCTACGATGTGCTGACGTTTCCGCCACCCAGTTCGGGGGGAGTGGCGCTGCTTCAGACGCTGCAAATGCTGGAGCCTTATGATCTGACAGCAGCCGGCTGGCACTCTCCCCAGGCTACCCACTGGATTACGGAAGTGGAGCGCCGCGTGTATGCCGACCGCGCCACTTATCTCGGCGACCCAGACTTCGGCCGCGTGCCCGTAACCCAGCTTCTCGCTAAGCCCTACAACCAGCAGCGCTCAACCACCATCCTCCCCCACCGGGCTACGCCAAGTGCGCAGGTGACAGCCGGCCCAGGCCTACCCGCCTACGAGTCGGAACAGACTACGCACTACAATATTGTGGATGAAGCCGGCAACGCCGTGAGTTGCACGACCACCCTCAACGGCGGCTATGGCAGCAAAGTAGTGGTGGCAGGCGCAGGCTTTCTGCTAAACAACGAAATGGATGATTTCAGCAGCAAGCCCGGCACGCCCAACGCCTACGGCCTAGTAGGGGGCGCCGCTAATGCCATTGCACCAGGCAAGCGCATGCTGTCCTCAATGACGCCCACTATCCTCACCAAAAACCAAAAGCTTGCCTTGGTAGTGGGTACCCCCGGCGGCAGCACCATCATCACCAGCGTGGTGCAAGCCATCCTGAACACTCTAGACTACGGCATGAACGCCCAGCAAGCTGTGGCCGCCCCGCGCCTGCATCACCAGTGGCTACCCGATTATATTGATGTGGAAGACCAGGCATTGCTGCCCGCTGCCCAAGATTCGCTCCGGGCCCGCGGCTACCAGCTAAACCCGCGCAATGCGTGGGGCCGCGTCGAAGTGATTCGGGTGCTACCCAACGGCCGCTTGGAAGGCGGAGCCGACCCCCGCGGCGACGATACAGCAGCTGGGTATTAA
- a CDS encoding YdeI/OmpD-associated family protein, which translates to MADSQEQVFDAELELHPSDGGVFLFVPFNVPEVFGQRAPVHVRGTLDGFPFRLSLVLDEDGLYILPVNKQLRNTIGKTWGLSVHVTMALDTDEPGFTIPEDLVRALERTGLRAKFDQLAYPHRREYVQWVERAKKPEARIRRINEVLEGAEASRKLK; encoded by the coding sequence ATGGCTGATTCTCAGGAACAGGTTTTCGATGCCGAATTAGAGTTGCACCCCAGCGACGGGGGTGTGTTTCTTTTCGTTCCTTTCAATGTGCCGGAAGTGTTCGGCCAGCGGGCTCCAGTGCACGTCCGCGGTACCCTCGACGGCTTTCCGTTTCGGCTGTCTTTAGTGCTCGACGAGGACGGACTCTATATTCTGCCCGTAAATAAGCAACTGCGCAATACCATCGGCAAGACATGGGGCCTCTCGGTGCACGTGACCATGGCGCTGGACACCGACGAGCCTGGCTTCACCATACCCGAAGACCTAGTTCGTGCCCTCGAGCGGACCGGCCTACGTGCCAAGTTCGACCAGCTTGCCTACCCGCACCGTCGCGAGTACGTGCAGTGGGTGGAGCGAGCCAAAAAGCCCGAAGCCCGTATCCGCCGTATCAACGAAGTGCTGGAAGGGGCTGAAGCAAGCAGGAAATTGAAGTAG